In Nicotiana tabacum cultivar K326 chromosome 2, ASM71507v2, whole genome shotgun sequence, the following proteins share a genomic window:
- the LOC107780624 gene encoding uncharacterized protein LOC107780624: MDSYSYAISSSSSNSTSSSSIPYSQEVKKNKPLSSYHSSLHGVRRLPSKPMTKQPIAPLPPTRPKIYKVEPANFKEVVQMLTVAPEFQSNSINSSCGSDPGSGSGSSSSNSSSRRLQDVAPPPLDLSPVSLTRNGNNIAAQWREFLRPSSSNNQVESINATNNDSTNEAQERSHATPRNLSENYFGSCSPLANFPLSPASFAWCSSILLSPGTLPSPNAVL, encoded by the coding sequence ATGGATTCCTATTCATATGCTatttcctcctcttcttctaaTTCTACTTCCTCTAGTTCTATTCCATATTCACaagaagtaaagaaaaacaaACCATTATCTTCATATCATTCCTCACTTCATGGAGTTCGTAGGCTCCCATCAAAACCAATGACTAAACAACCAATTGCCCCATTGCCACCAACACGTCCTAAAATCTACAAAGTGGAACCTGCTAATTTCAAGGAAGTCGTCCAAATGCTCACTGTTGCTCCTGAGTTTCAATCCAACTCCATTAATTCTAGTTGTGGTTCTGACCCTGGCTCTGGCTCCGGCTCTAGTTCTAGTAATTCCAGTTCGAGACGTTTACAAGATGTGGCTCCTCCACCACTTGATCTCTCACCAGTTTCATTGACAAGAAATGGCAATAATATTGCTGCACAATGGCGCGAGTTCCTACGTCCTTCTTCCTCAAACAACCAAGTTGAATCAATTAATGCGACTAACAATGACTCGACAAATGAAGCACAAGAAAGATCACATGCAACGCCACGAAATCTATCAGAAAATTATTTTGGATCGTGCAGTCCGCTAGCTAATTTTCCTCTATCGCCTGCTTCTTTTGCATGGTGTTCTTCTATTCTTCTAAGCCCTGGAACCCTTCCTTCACCAAATGCGGTTCTTTAG
- the LOC107780623 gene encoding GTP-binding protein At2g22870, whose protein sequence is MQVVSRFRLFNFHLFSTFPQSTNLPYSLPKIPFSQNSYPKNPHFSIHAFTSKTFKSSATTSESAASILAKKVLFMAPGVEPEDITEDMILPGSNIVVGPYAGDSKIKEVEFVKSSNKPKDCPKDEKPEFAMLGRSNVGKSSLINALCKKKEVALTSKKPGKTQLINHFLVNKSWYIVDLPGYGFANASEAARMDWSSFTKGYFLNRDTLVSVLLLIDASVPPQKIDLDCANWLGRNKIPITFVFTKCDKMKGGKAKRPDENIRDFQELIRQNYQHPPAWIMTSSVSGLGRDELLLHMSQLRNYWNNE, encoded by the exons ATGCAAGTAGTGTCAAGGTTTCGCCTCTTCAATTTCCATCTCTTCTCCACTTTCCCTCAATCTACCAATCTCCCTTATTCACTTCCCAAAATCCCCTTTTCTCAAAATTCATACCCAAAAAATCCCCATTTCTCTATTCATGCCTTTACTTCAAAAACCTTTAAATCTTCAGCTACAACTTCAGAATCAGCAGCTTCAATATTAGCCAAGAAAGTACTATTCATGGCTCCAGGAGTTGAACCCGAAGATATAACCGAAGATATGATTTTACCCGGATCCAATATCGTTGTGGGGCCCTATGCGGGGGACTCTAAAATTAAAGAGGTGGAGTTTGTGAAGAGTAGTAATAAACCTAAGGATTGTCCAAAAGATGAGAAACCCGAATTTGCTATGTTGGGTCGGTCcaatgttggaaaatcatcgCTTATTAATGCTTTGTGTAAGAAGAAAGAGGTTGCTCTTACTTCTAAGAAACCAG GGAAGACTCAACTGATTAATCATTTCTTGGTGAACAAGAGTTGGTACATTGTGGATTTGCCTGGTTATGG TTTTGCTAATGCTTCTGAAGCTGCTAGAATGGATTGGTCCTCCTTCACAAAAGGTTACTTTTTAAATCGAGATACCTTGGTGTCAGTTCTGCTTCTAATTGATGCTAGTGTACCCCCTCAGAAGATTGACCTTGATTGTGCTAATTGGCTCGGACGCAATAAG ATACCAATAACTTTCGTTTTCACGAAGTGTGACAAAATGAAGGGAGGGAAGGCAAAAAGGCCCGACGAGAATATTAGAGATTTCCAAGAGCTTATCAGGCAGAATTATCAGCATCCACCTGCATGGATAATGACTAGTAGCGTCTCTGGTTTGGGCAGGGATGAGCTACTTCTGCATATGTCACAGCTGCGGAACTATTGGAACAATGAATAG